The following coding sequences lie in one Caproicibacterium argilliputei genomic window:
- a CDS encoding carbohydrate ABC transporter permease codes for MQKKLKHRTAGKSAGILFILPWIIGFLGLTLIPFICLFYFSLTQYDLLSAPKFIGIQNYVSVFTSDPKFWTSLKVTFIYAFVCTPIRLLVALLVAMLLNTKHRMISVYRTLLYVPSIIGGSIAVSITWSKLLARDGAFNALVFALTGVNPNISWVGDPNTALGSLILMAIWQFGSPMLIFLAGLKNIPGSYYEAALVDGANAFQRFYKITLPLLSPVIFFNLVMQLISSFMTFTQALVITNGGPLDTTLFYQLYVYRQGFEQFNMGYASALSVVLLMIVAVFTSLVFKSSSAWVFYESKK; via the coding sequence ATGCAAAAAAAGCTGAAGCATCGCACTGCCGGAAAGTCTGCAGGCATCCTGTTTATTCTGCCCTGGATAATTGGCTTTCTCGGTTTGACGCTCATTCCCTTTATCTGCCTGTTCTACTTTTCCCTGACACAGTACGACCTTTTGTCTGCACCGAAATTTATCGGGATTCAAAACTATGTTTCTGTGTTCACATCGGATCCAAAGTTCTGGACTTCTTTAAAGGTTACCTTTATTTATGCGTTTGTCTGCACCCCGATTCGTCTGTTGGTTGCGCTGTTGGTTGCCATGCTGCTGAATACTAAGCACCGCATGATTAGCGTTTACCGTACCCTGCTGTATGTGCCTTCTATCATTGGCGGCAGTATCGCGGTTTCCATTACTTGGAGCAAGCTGCTTGCCCGTGACGGTGCATTCAATGCGCTGGTTTTTGCACTGACTGGTGTAAACCCCAATATTTCTTGGGTGGGAGACCCCAACACCGCACTGGGCTCCCTGATTTTAATGGCCATCTGGCAGTTCGGCTCGCCAATGCTCATTTTTCTGGCAGGACTTAAAAATATTCCCGGCTCTTATTATGAGGCAGCTTTGGTAGACGGCGCCAATGCGTTTCAGCGGTTTTATAAAATCACACTGCCGCTGCTGTCTCCGGTGATTTTCTTTAACTTGGTCATGCAGCTCATCAGCAGCTTTATGACCTTTACGCAGGCACTGGTCATTACCAATGGTGGCCCGCTGGATACCACGCTGTTCTACCAGCTGTACGTTTACAGGCAGGGCTTTGAGCAGTTCAACATGGGTTATGCCTCTGCTTTGTCGGTCGTGCTGCTCATGATTGTCGCGGTATTTACTTCTTTGGTTTTCAAATCCTCCTCTGCGTGGGTTTTTTACGAGTCCAAAAAATGA
- the pfkB gene encoding 1-phosphofructokinase codes for MGQRVLTVTLNPSLDCTVTVNALQVAALNRVVRAETDPGGKGINVARVLRHFGADVLATGFVAGDTGRQLLHFLERAQIAQDFLEIDGETRTNWKVFDEKVRKTTELNARGCPVPQTSLAAFREKFAQQCRQAKVAVFSGSLPPEVPADIYAKLIDLAKEAGVKTILDADGEALREGLKSVPYAVKPNIHELEALWGKQLPTPGDVLAAARRLLQTGISLVIVSMGADGAVVADARQAFRVLSWDIPVKSATGAGDSMVGALAYALLQGESLEQIARLTTAAGTRTAARPGTQLCERAEVFSSLQLVTVEPMENI; via the coding sequence ATGGGACAGCGGGTGCTGACCGTAACGCTCAATCCCTCTTTAGACTGTACCGTTACGGTGAACGCGCTGCAGGTGGCGGCGCTGAATCGTGTGGTGCGGGCGGAAACCGACCCCGGCGGAAAGGGCATCAATGTGGCACGGGTGCTGCGGCACTTTGGCGCGGATGTGCTTGCCACAGGCTTTGTTGCCGGAGATACCGGGCGGCAGTTGCTTCACTTTTTAGAGCGCGCGCAAATTGCACAGGACTTTCTGGAAATCGACGGCGAGACCCGCACCAACTGGAAGGTTTTTGACGAAAAAGTCCGTAAAACAACAGAGCTGAACGCGCGTGGATGTCCGGTGCCGCAGACGTCGCTCGCGGCGTTCCGGGAGAAATTCGCGCAGCAGTGCCGGCAGGCAAAGGTTGCTGTATTCAGCGGCAGCCTGCCGCCGGAAGTTCCGGCAGACATTTATGCCAAACTGATTGACCTTGCGAAGGAAGCAGGTGTCAAAACCATTTTGGATGCAGACGGCGAAGCTTTGCGCGAGGGGCTGAAAAGCGTGCCGTATGCCGTCAAGCCCAACATCCACGAGCTGGAGGCGCTGTGGGGAAAGCAGCTGCCGACGCCGGGCGATGTGCTGGCGGCGGCACGCAGGCTGCTGCAGACCGGCATATCTCTGGTGATTGTTTCCATGGGTGCGGATGGTGCGGTGGTTGCCGACGCGAGGCAGGCGTTCCGGGTGCTTTCGTGGGACATTCCCGTAAAAAGCGCAACGGGTGCCGGAGACTCCATGGTGGGGGCACTGGCGTATGCGCTGCTGCAGGGAGAGTCACTGGAGCAGATTGCGCGGTTGACCACGGCGGCAGGAACGCGCACGGCGGCCCGTCCCGGCACCCAGCTGTGCGAACGTGCTGAGGTCTTTTCTTCCCTGCAGCTTGTGACCGTAGAACCAATGGAGAATATTTAA
- a CDS encoding ABC transporter substrate-binding protein has protein sequence MKRFMASVLAATLLVSATLTGCQSSGQTASSSSGGAAAEQKVNLSFMWWGSQTRNDATLKVIKLYESKHPNVTITPTYQSFDNYFQKLSMMAAAGNMPDLFQFTVGAATGSEFIQKQLVEPLDSYVSSKVINLDDMSASAVKTGKIDGKLYGVVLGTNTLAMVVNPAMYKKAGLTVPTNGYATWADMEKDLTKIKAVTGAYGADDVLWADNVFGYWCGQYGQSAYDTKKIIGFDKKTYSDYMDLHKSWVSKGLVPPIDVTTSEVSNPANFEIVKQKSAAALIYTNNYDTIAKAASFPLQLIPMPGPNQDKATAILASQHMVMSSKSKNKEEAAKFMNFFINDVEANKILDAERGMPASTKVLNALKANFSDNQKAVADYLNKISKSATGESVPAPANSDNIAKLLNDLQEQIIYNKTTPEAGFSQLQDLAKQDMNSET, from the coding sequence ATGAAAAGGTTTATGGCTTCCGTGTTAGCAGCAACTTTGTTGGTTTCTGCAACACTGACCGGCTGCCAAAGCAGCGGACAGACTGCTTCCAGCAGCAGCGGTGGTGCGGCGGCAGAGCAGAAAGTGAATTTGTCGTTTATGTGGTGGGGTTCCCAAACACGAAACGACGCGACGCTGAAAGTAATTAAGCTTTATGAATCCAAACATCCCAATGTGACCATCACCCCGACTTATCAAAGTTTCGACAATTATTTTCAGAAATTGTCGATGATGGCGGCAGCCGGCAATATGCCTGATCTGTTTCAATTTACGGTTGGTGCGGCAACGGGTTCAGAATTCATTCAAAAGCAGTTGGTTGAGCCGTTGGACAGCTACGTGTCCAGCAAGGTAATCAATCTGGATGACATGAGTGCCAGTGCTGTGAAAACCGGGAAAATTGATGGAAAACTTTATGGTGTGGTTCTCGGCACCAACACTTTGGCTATGGTGGTCAATCCGGCCATGTATAAAAAGGCGGGTCTAACGGTTCCGACCAATGGATATGCCACTTGGGCCGATATGGAAAAAGATTTGACAAAGATTAAAGCAGTTACCGGTGCTTACGGTGCGGACGACGTTCTGTGGGCAGACAACGTGTTTGGTTACTGGTGCGGGCAGTATGGACAAAGCGCATACGATACCAAAAAAATAATCGGTTTTGACAAGAAAACATACAGCGATTACATGGATTTACACAAATCATGGGTGTCCAAAGGGTTGGTTCCGCCAATTGACGTTACCACCTCCGAAGTTAGCAATCCCGCGAACTTTGAGATTGTTAAACAGAAATCTGCCGCCGCGCTGATTTATACCAATAACTATGATACCATTGCCAAAGCCGCCAGCTTCCCGCTGCAGCTCATTCCGATGCCAGGCCCGAATCAAGATAAAGCAACCGCTATTTTAGCAAGTCAGCATATGGTAATGTCCAGCAAGTCTAAAAATAAAGAAGAGGCAGCAAAGTTTATGAACTTCTTTATTAACGATGTGGAAGCGAACAAAATCCTGGATGCAGAGCGCGGTATGCCAGCTTCTACGAAAGTGTTAAATGCCTTGAAAGCAAACTTTTCGGATAATCAGAAGGCGGTTGCGGATTATCTAAACAAAATTTCAAAATCCGCAACCGGAGAAAGCGTTCCTGCACCGGCAAACTCCGATAATATCGCAAAACTCTTGAACGATTTGCAGGAGCAAATTATTTATAATAAAACGACACCGGAAGCGGGTTTTTCACAGCTGCAGGATCTTGCAAAACAGGATATGAACAGTGAAACTTGA
- a CDS encoding carbohydrate ABC transporter permease codes for MRKKAYSFFFHFFCILFSVTALYPILWLVASSFKESQKVFVDSSNLFPFPLHLENYSRGWQGIGGISFSTFYGNSFIVVLLSVLGVLFSCPLIAYGFSRVQFHFKRFWFVTVMITMMLPGQIVMIPQYIIYHKLNWTNTFLPLILPTWCGSAFFIFLIMQFIRSIPYELDEAAMIDGCNQFTIYARIILPLVKPALITAAIFQFYWSWDDFMGPLIYLGKPELFTVSVALRQFSDPTQTDWGAMFSMSALSLIPPILVFFIFQRYIVEGISTSGLKD; via the coding sequence ATGAGAAAAAAAGCATATAGCTTTTTCTTTCACTTTTTTTGTATTCTGTTCAGCGTGACAGCGCTTTACCCAATTTTATGGCTTGTGGCAAGCTCCTTTAAAGAGAGTCAGAAAGTGTTTGTGGACTCCAGCAATCTGTTTCCGTTTCCGCTGCATTTGGAAAACTACAGCAGAGGCTGGCAGGGCATTGGCGGAATCAGCTTTTCCACGTTTTATGGAAATTCATTCATCGTCGTGCTGCTCTCTGTACTGGGCGTACTGTTTTCCTGCCCGTTGATTGCATACGGGTTTTCCCGCGTGCAGTTTCACTTTAAAAGGTTCTGGTTTGTAACGGTCATGATTACCATGATGCTTCCGGGACAGATTGTAATGATTCCACAGTATATTATTTATCATAAACTGAACTGGACCAATACATTTCTGCCGCTGATTCTGCCGACTTGGTGCGGCTCGGCGTTCTTCATTTTTTTAATCATGCAGTTTATCCGCAGCATCCCGTATGAACTGGACGAAGCGGCAATGATTGACGGCTGCAACCAGTTTACCATTTATGCGCGTATCATCCTGCCACTGGTGAAACCAGCCCTGATTACCGCGGCAATTTTCCAGTTCTACTGGAGCTGGGATGACTTTATGGGGCCGTTGATTTACCTTGGAAAGCCGGAGCTGTTTACGGTCAGTGTTGCACTGCGGCAGTTTTCTGACCCGACACAGACCGACTGGGGCGCTATGTTCTCCATGTCCGCCTTGTCTCTGATTCCGCCCATTCTGGTCTTCTTCATTTTCCAGCGGTATATTGTAGAGGGAATCAGTACCAGTGGACTGAAAGATTGA
- a CDS encoding glycoside hydrolase family 28 protein, producing MGADETKLNRLSDITYALFVQEKIQIPSGGEQQYRFSSVCGRIFASVFFQAHTASQARNVLTLVSDTGEAAVSVQMEGKAFFAWNGAHRELIGSFQEDTWFRIALSVDTVRQTYSVFLDGEKCLSHAAFRETAKAFAACTVSARADGFTEQHLCVYENPVQSVQQAAAGRRIYDAKALGVEADGSVDVTQKLQTLIDCCAREGGGVLYLRAGTYLSGMLEFRQGSELYLETDAVLQGTLESSAYVSKHNPNWNMAHQGPQMALVYAENLTGFVIQGGGTIDGGGDFSGDYGSESSRPSAILLVGCTNVRIRDVYVENAGMWTIPAVDCTRLYVRNVHLRSFWFPNRDGLDLCDCHEVLVEHCSFLSDDDTVCLKSGSERGCNQILVRFMMLQSTMANAVKFGTGSYGAFTNCTVCDSVIKHTRLGGICVESVDGAKIQSLCFKNLDIGWTGSPFFVVLGDRGSIPPEGKRRIGSIENLQFCKICAHDLAQSDGCYLSGMQTEKGIFPIRNLLFKNVQLTARGGVQEMPAEPPEYDGRYPEVNMFGKLPACGYWIRHAEAVRFENCTTAVERADVRQPVVTADAPVLQNTISDKGAYKT from the coding sequence ATGGGAGCAGACGAAACAAAATTGAATCGGCTTTCTGACATCACCTACGCCCTGTTTGTACAGGAAAAAATTCAAATTCCAAGCGGAGGGGAGCAGCAATACCGCTTTTCCTCTGTCTGCGGGCGGATTTTTGCATCCGTATTTTTTCAGGCACATACTGCGTCACAGGCCAGAAATGTACTGACGCTGGTTTCAGATACCGGCGAAGCTGCCGTTTCCGTGCAGATGGAGGGAAAAGCATTCTTTGCGTGGAACGGCGCCCATCGGGAACTGATTGGTTCGTTTCAGGAAGACACTTGGTTTCGAATTGCATTATCGGTAGATACGGTGCGGCAGACCTATTCTGTTTTTTTGGACGGGGAAAAGTGCTTGTCCCATGCAGCTTTTCGAGAAACTGCAAAAGCCTTTGCAGCCTGTACGGTTTCTGCACGTGCAGACGGCTTTACGGAGCAGCATTTGTGTGTGTATGAAAATCCGGTGCAGTCGGTACAGCAGGCAGCCGCCGGGCGAAGAATTTATGATGCAAAAGCACTTGGCGTGGAAGCCGATGGTTCTGTCGATGTGACGCAAAAGCTGCAGACACTCATTGACTGTTGTGCAAGGGAAGGCGGCGGTGTCCTGTATTTGCGGGCGGGTACCTACCTTTCGGGTATGCTGGAGTTCCGCCAGGGGAGTGAACTGTATCTGGAAACAGATGCAGTTTTGCAAGGTACACTGGAGAGCAGCGCATATGTTTCCAAGCACAATCCAAATTGGAACATGGCACATCAAGGCCCGCAGATGGCGCTGGTTTACGCAGAGAATTTGACCGGGTTCGTCATACAAGGCGGCGGTACGATTGACGGCGGGGGTGATTTTTCCGGCGATTACGGTTCGGAAAGCAGCCGCCCCAGTGCCATTTTGCTGGTTGGGTGTACAAACGTCAGGATTCGGGATGTGTACGTGGAAAACGCCGGTATGTGGACGATTCCGGCGGTTGATTGCACACGGCTGTATGTGCGCAATGTCCATCTGCGCTCCTTTTGGTTTCCGAACCGGGACGGCCTGGATTTGTGCGATTGCCATGAGGTGTTAGTGGAGCACTGCAGCTTTTTGTCAGACGACGATACGGTCTGCTTGAAAAGCGGAAGTGAGCGCGGCTGTAACCAGATTCTTGTGCGCTTCATGATGCTGCAGAGCACCATGGCCAATGCCGTCAAATTTGGCACCGGCAGCTATGGCGCATTTACCAACTGCACCGTGTGCGATTCTGTCATCAAACACACACGGTTGGGTGGAATCTGCGTGGAGTCTGTGGATGGAGCGAAAATTCAGTCCCTCTGTTTTAAAAACTTGGACATTGGGTGGACCGGTTCCCCGTTTTTCGTTGTGTTGGGTGACCGCGGCAGTATTCCGCCGGAGGGGAAAAGGCGTATTGGAAGCATTGAAAACCTGCAGTTCTGCAAAATCTGTGCGCATGACTTGGCGCAGAGTGATGGCTGCTATCTGTCCGGCATGCAGACAGAGAAGGGAATCTTTCCAATTCGGAATTTGCTGTTTAAAAATGTGCAGTTGACTGCTCGCGGCGGTGTACAGGAAATGCCCGCCGAACCGCCGGAGTATGATGGCCGGTATCCGGAAGTCAATATGTTTGGGAAACTGCCGGCGTGCGGGTATTGGATTCGTCACGCTGAAGCCGTCCGCTTTGAAAACTGCACAACCGCAGTGGAACGCGCAGATGTACGTCAGCCGGTTGTTACGGCAGATGCTCCCGTACTGCAGAACACAATTTCCGATAAGGGAGCATACAAAACATGA
- a CDS encoding DeoR/GlpR family DNA-binding transcription regulator — MYEEERLQKIYQYVQQNNRASVHHLCSLFHVSESTIRRDLTELEKRQLLKRTHGGAICMDSVEMEQTYNEKIDRFQEEKRQIAAKAASFIQNGDSVLIDSGTTTLYLAGYLSAFQSLTVVTNSIYLMQQLSNQPGLTLISLGGTLRSNTMALVGPMTEQNLLQIRVDKAFMATNGIDGEMGLTTPNLLEAATKRKMMQVAEQVYVLADHSKIGRVSFAKFGSLAEVDGCVTSSLVPQERCRELRDRQVHLYFAEAPRQTEPQTEGGC; from the coding sequence ATGTATGAGGAAGAACGGCTGCAAAAAATCTACCAATATGTACAGCAGAACAACCGCGCTTCCGTGCATCATCTGTGCAGCCTATTTCACGTTTCGGAATCCACCATCCGGCGGGATCTGACCGAACTGGAAAAGCGGCAGCTGCTGAAGCGCACTCACGGCGGTGCCATCTGCATGGATTCGGTGGAGATGGAGCAGACTTATAATGAGAAAATTGACCGCTTTCAGGAAGAAAAGCGGCAGATTGCCGCCAAGGCGGCTTCCTTTATTCAGAACGGCGACTCCGTGCTGATTGATTCGGGTACCACAACCCTGTATCTGGCAGGATACCTTTCTGCCTTTCAGAGCCTGACGGTTGTGACCAATTCCATTTACCTGATGCAGCAGCTGTCTAATCAGCCGGGACTGACGCTGATTTCCTTAGGTGGAACGCTGCGTTCCAACACAATGGCACTGGTTGGCCCGATGACGGAACAGAACCTTTTGCAGATTCGTGTGGACAAAGCATTCATGGCCACCAACGGCATCGATGGGGAAATGGGGCTGACAACGCCGAATTTGCTGGAAGCGGCAACCAAACGAAAAATGATGCAGGTGGCAGAGCAGGTGTATGTGCTGGCGGATCACTCAAAGATCGGGCGCGTTTCCTTTGCAAAGTTCGGTTCTCTGGCAGAGGTAGACGGCTGTGTCACCAGCTCGCTGGTGCCGCAGGAGCGGTGCAGGGAGCTGCGTGACCGCCAGGTGCATTTGTATTTTGCAGAAGCTCCGCGGCAGACGGAGCCACAGACAGAAGGAGGCTGTTAA
- a CDS encoding polysaccharide deacetylase family protein, which yields MNRITFQFYPYAKQKALTMSYDDGQVYDRRLIEIFNRYGIRGTFHLISGLLDHSGYVTSAEVSQLYGGHEVAGHTRLHNPMSMLPDGGVLQELLEDKRALETLCGIPLSGMSYPYGDCMEGWTAVLPKLGIRYARTVQSTGRFSLPQNFLLWNPTCHHTDRLMERLQAFQHTNPWDWMPLLYVWGHSFEFAREENWTLIEQFCKAAGGDHTVWYATNAEIEAYITALRRLQWNVEQTVVYNPSAIPVWIGVDKEPVCVKPGVYQPLPKQKVGKSKT from the coding sequence ATGAACCGTATCACATTTCAGTTTTATCCGTATGCCAAGCAAAAAGCGCTGACCATGAGCTATGATGATGGGCAGGTTTATGACCGACGCTTGATTGAAATTTTCAATCGCTATGGGATACGGGGCACTTTTCACTTGATTTCCGGACTGCTGGATCACAGCGGCTATGTTACTTCTGCAGAAGTTTCGCAGCTGTACGGCGGGCATGAGGTAGCAGGGCATACCCGTCTGCATAACCCGATGAGTATGCTGCCGGACGGCGGTGTTTTACAGGAACTGCTGGAGGATAAGCGGGCGCTGGAAACGCTTTGCGGCATTCCGCTCAGCGGGATGTCCTATCCGTATGGCGATTGTATGGAAGGCTGGACGGCAGTTTTGCCGAAATTGGGGATTCGTTATGCACGAACAGTTCAATCCACCGGTAGGTTTTCGCTGCCGCAGAACTTTCTGCTGTGGAATCCCACTTGCCATCATACGGACCGGCTGATGGAGCGGCTACAAGCGTTTCAGCATACAAATCCGTGGGATTGGATGCCGCTGCTTTACGTGTGGGGGCACAGTTTTGAGTTTGCCCGCGAGGAAAACTGGACGTTAATAGAACAGTTTTGTAAGGCAGCCGGCGGCGATCATACGGTATGGTATGCCACGAATGCAGAAATTGAAGCGTATATAACGGCGCTTCGCCGCCTGCAGTGGAACGTTGAGCAGACAGTGGTTTACAATCCTTCCGCCATTCCGGTGTGGATTGGCGTCGACAAAGAACCGGTTTGCGTGAAACCGGGCGTTTATCAACCGCTGCCTAAACAGAAAGTCGGGAAAAGCAAGACCTGA
- a CDS encoding response regulator, which produces MFVDDEALEREGISHLLNWEENGISFLGAAKNGVEAYDWILKSKPDIVLTDMKMPVVSGIDLIEKVRKELPETAFIVLSGYGDYDFTSKAMLYGIKHYLLKPVHEESLRTALHSVQAELEQKRQEKRTVNGLTGKLERVLPYVKEQFLRSQALTGIYKQQESRDFQTLFGVSDGLFRVVVLLPEQTCDFIKKYALRNIAEEMLGWDTVVLSTVMEEKVVLVFQTMPALEIRSCIQKVQGSYEHYFQMTFSAAVSRAESFSEIHQMYQEAAALLKLRYDFPAGAVLLPESIHTYREDSELLSHIDAVYQAVQAGKLEEVNYQLELFRNSLQQGKLSSGAKLNCCGGLYRAVAMLAADTHRREALLRQFQAVHSEAEALNAVREVCNQIAELFNGRRLEKKNPIVESVVKLVYENISNPELSLKWIAHNRLYMNEEYLGRLFYRSKSQKFSAFLTTTRMEMAKKLFENTKNLKVHEVARMTGFPEDAQYFSKVFKSFTGVSPQAYQKQAHRS; this is translated from the coding sequence CTGTTTGTAGATGATGAAGCGCTGGAGCGCGAGGGGATTTCCCACCTGCTGAATTGGGAAGAGAACGGTATCTCTTTTTTGGGCGCGGCGAAAAACGGTGTGGAGGCATACGATTGGATTCTGAAAAGCAAACCGGACATTGTTTTGACCGATATGAAAATGCCGGTTGTGTCAGGTATTGATCTGATTGAAAAGGTACGCAAGGAATTGCCCGAAACCGCCTTTATTGTGCTGTCTGGATATGGCGATTATGATTTTACCAGTAAAGCAATGCTTTACGGCATTAAGCATTACCTGCTCAAACCGGTTCATGAAGAAAGTCTGCGTACGGCACTGCACAGTGTGCAGGCTGAATTGGAACAAAAGCGGCAGGAAAAGCGGACAGTTAACGGTTTGACGGGTAAATTGGAACGGGTGCTGCCTTATGTCAAAGAGCAGTTTCTGCGCAGCCAGGCGTTGACGGGGATTTATAAACAGCAGGAGAGCCGGGACTTTCAGACCTTGTTTGGTGTTTCAGACGGGCTGTTTCGCGTGGTGGTTTTGCTGCCGGAGCAAACGTGTGATTTTATTAAAAAGTATGCTTTACGCAACATTGCGGAAGAAATGCTGGGATGGGATACGGTGGTGCTCAGTACAGTGATGGAGGAAAAGGTGGTGCTGGTGTTTCAAACCATGCCCGCGCTTGAAATCCGCAGCTGTATTCAAAAAGTACAGGGTTCTTATGAGCACTATTTTCAAATGACCTTTTCGGCGGCAGTCAGTCGTGCAGAAAGTTTTTCAGAGATTCACCAAATGTATCAAGAGGCCGCTGCGCTTCTGAAACTGCGCTACGACTTTCCGGCTGGTGCGGTTTTGTTGCCGGAGTCCATTCACACATACAGGGAGGACTCCGAACTGCTTTCGCATATTGATGCAGTGTATCAGGCTGTGCAGGCAGGAAAACTGGAGGAAGTCAACTATCAGCTGGAGCTTTTTAGAAACTCGCTGCAGCAGGGGAAGCTGTCTTCAGGTGCCAAACTCAACTGTTGCGGGGGGCTGTACCGCGCTGTTGCCATGCTGGCAGCAGACACACACCGCAGGGAAGCCTTGCTGCGACAATTCCAGGCGGTACATTCTGAAGCGGAAGCCTTAAATGCCGTAAGAGAGGTCTGCAATCAGATTGCGGAATTGTTTAACGGCAGGCGACTTGAGAAAAAGAATCCCATTGTCGAGTCAGTGGTCAAACTGGTTTATGAGAACATCAGTAATCCGGAGCTGAGTTTAAAGTGGATTGCGCACAACCGGCTGTATATGAACGAGGAGTATCTGGGACGCCTGTTTTACCGCAGTAAAAGTCAGAAGTTTTCCGCGTTTCTTACGACTACACGTATGGAAATGGCAAAAAAGCTGTTTGAAAATACAAAAAATTTGAAAGTCCATGAAGTGGCCCGTATGACAGGATTTCCGGAAGATGCGCAGTATTTCAGCAAAGTTTTTAAATCCTTTACCGGGGTTTCGCCGCAGGCCTATCAAAAGCAGGCGCACCGTTCTTAA
- a CDS encoding glycoside hydrolase family 43 protein, whose product MQEICNPVLSGFHPDPSILRVGDWYYLATSTFEWFPGVRIHRSRDLVHWELTAAPLNRISQLNLEGVPISGGVWAPCLSYAQGTYYLIYTDVKVHSSSFRDTHNYLVTSKSIEGSWSDPVFLNSSGFDPSLFHDADGRKWLVNMKSDFRAGKNTFHGIVLQEYSTTKPGLVGPIYEIYRTAPGEIAEGPHLYQKDGYYYLMLAVGGTGLEHGVRLARAKCLLGPYEEDPSGDMLTSRYDATLPLQKAGHGSLVQTQTGEWYLAHLAARPIPANGRCPLGRETCLQKVEWNAEGWLRLTSGGITPQMRVPAPALPAAPPAAVPVRDDFDAPVLNPHFQSLRVPLGEDQLSLSERPGFLRLKGGESLFSWHRQSLVARRQQAFSYQAETYVEFSPDDYTQMAGLICLYDTMNYYYLCVTWDEQLGKVVKIMAAQNAKCTEPVGAGIPLPNILGCRLRARVSRTALQFFYATDEANWKQIGPRLDASTLSDEYCQKGCFTGAFVGLCCQDLSGCGKPADFDYFEYREMDDSSENPD is encoded by the coding sequence ATGCAGGAGATTTGCAATCCGGTGCTGTCGGGTTTTCATCCGGATCCATCCATCTTGCGGGTCGGAGATTGGTATTATCTGGCGACTTCCACGTTTGAGTGGTTTCCCGGCGTGCGGATTCACCGCTCCCGTGACTTAGTGCACTGGGAACTGACGGCTGCACCGCTGAATCGCATTTCTCAGCTGAATCTGGAGGGCGTGCCGATTTCGGGCGGTGTTTGGGCGCCGTGTCTCAGCTATGCGCAGGGAACTTACTATTTGATTTACACGGATGTCAAGGTGCATTCTTCCAGTTTCCGCGATACGCACAATTACCTTGTTACATCCAAAAGCATAGAAGGCAGCTGGTCCGACCCTGTTTTTCTTAACAGCAGTGGATTTGATCCCTCTTTATTTCATGATGCGGATGGGCGCAAGTGGTTGGTCAATATGAAAAGTGACTTCCGCGCAGGAAAAAACACCTTTCATGGGATTGTCCTGCAGGAATATTCGACAACGAAGCCGGGGCTGGTCGGCCCCATTTATGAGATTTACAGAACCGCCCCCGGCGAGATTGCGGAGGGTCCCCACCTGTATCAGAAAGACGGTTACTATTATCTCATGCTTGCCGTCGGCGGAACGGGATTGGAACATGGCGTGCGTTTGGCGCGGGCAAAGTGTTTGCTGGGGCCTTATGAAGAGGACCCAAGCGGGGATATGCTCACTTCCCGGTACGATGCAACGCTTCCACTGCAGAAAGCGGGCCATGGCAGTTTGGTGCAAACACAGACGGGAGAGTGGTATTTGGCGCATCTGGCGGCACGCCCGATTCCGGCAAACGGCCGCTGCCCGCTTGGGCGCGAAACCTGCTTGCAGAAAGTGGAGTGGAATGCAGAGGGCTGGCTGCGGCTGACGAGCGGCGGAATAACGCCGCAAATGCGGGTACCGGCGCCTGCGCTGCCGGCGGCGCCGCCGGCAGCGGTTCCTGTACGTGACGATTTTGACGCTCCGGTGTTGAACCCGCATTTTCAGAGTCTGCGTGTGCCCTTGGGAGAAGACCAGCTTTCCCTTTCGGAGCGGCCGGGCTTTCTGCGTTTAAAAGGAGGAGAATCCCTGTTTTCCTGGCACCGGCAGTCTTTGGTAGCACGGCGTCAGCAGGCATTTTCCTATCAAGCGGAAACTTATGTGGAATTTTCACCGGATGATTATACACAAATGGCCGGGCTGATTTGCCTATATGACACCATGAATTACTACTATTTATGTGTGACATGGGACGAACAGCTTGGGAAAGTAGTCAAGATTATGGCGGCACAAAACGCGAAGTGCACAGAACCTGTCGGTGCCGGCATACCGCTTCCCAATATCCTCGGCTGCCGGCTGCGTGCTCGGGTGTCTAGGACTGCGCTGCAGTTTTTCTATGCGACAGATGAGGCGAATTGGAAACAAATTGGCCCGCGGCTGGATGCCAGCACACTCTCGGATGAGTACTGCCAAAAAGGGTGCTTTACAGGTGCATTTGTCGGGCTGTGCTGTCAGGATTTGTCCGGATGCGGAAAACCCGCTGACTTCGATTATTTTGAATACCGGGAGATGGATGACAGCTCAGAAAATCCAGACTGA